The DNA segment GCTCTCTGCCTTATCCAAGCTGGTAATTATAAACTCATTCTGTCTTTAACTATCCTTTTTACTGCAGGGCACTAGTACTGGTGCTGTTGGTTTCCATTTTTAACCATCTGTAGCGCATTCTCTGGCACCAGTTATATCTACCTCTCGACTGTGCATGCCCTCTTCACTAATCTCCCTCTTTCTGTGTCTCTCTCTGTGTTGGGTCTGCTTTTACAGTGACAGATGAAAATGAAGATCGCTAGAGGGACATTGGCAATAATCCTTCCTCTGGCCTTGGCGTTTCTTCTGTCTTTCGCTGCTTGCACTGGTGTGTCTTGCTTTTCATTACTTCCTAGACCTCTCTCTTATTCAGCATTTTGCATATTATTGAATATCTCTAACGTGCACCACTTGAATTGGTTGCACCCAACATATCGTTATAGTAAGATCAATGATGAGCAGTCCTCTGCTTCTATTTCGTTATAGTAACACTGATGACATGTGACATTAGCAAGCTACATTTTTTAAGAAATGGCgaattaacatggtattaaaGATGTTATCTTGAGTTTGAACGCTGACCCTTTAATCTTCGATTCAATTAAATATTTGGGTACTTAACTAATCAAGCCCATCTTTTCTTATCAGTTTAAACTTTAGGGACGGTCCATGATTTAGCTACATATAGCGGATATTATCTGTAATCCTAATTTTGGGGCTGAATGTTGTAATGTTTTTGCACCTCTAAGCTTCGTAATTCACCATGCAGAGTCAAAGATGCATGTAAATGAAAAAAGGCTGCAAGTAGCTTTTTCAAGATCGCATCTGAAGGGGAAAAAGCTGCAGGTAATTCTTAGCACTTCTAGTTCTTCCAGCCATCTGAGCAAACAGCcaaccaaaacaacaaaaatggtcatttcttttcttaactATTCTCCCATGATTTCTcaagaaaaatgttttctttcccTCAAGACCTGATTTCTCTCTTTGACATCCAATTTTTTGTAGCCCGCAAAAGCAGGCGACAAGGAAGCAGTACTGTCTTCTAATCGAACGGAAAAAGGGTCGATGACGAACACGTGGTGCATTGCAAAGCCGTCGACAAATAATGATAAACTTCTTCACAACGTGGAATACAGCTGCGGGGAAGCTAATGTGGACTGTCGTAGCATTCAACTTGGAGGAACCTGCTTCCATCCAAACAATGCAGTCTCTCATGCTTCGTTTGCTATGAATCTCTTCTACCAGGACTCCGGGAAGCACCCTTGGAACTGCGACTTTAATGGAACCGGTCTCATCGTTTCTGACAACCCATGTAAGTAGTAATTATGAAACAAAGTTGAACAGATAAGAGgttgttattattgttgtttattGGTTTTCAACCGAGTTATCTTTGATGATGTGTTTTGGCATTGGCAGCTTTTGGTCTATGCCAGTATCCGGCTTGATGAGAGAGCTCAAGATAAGAAGTTAAGGAATGAAGACACTTTTGTATCGGAAGAATAAAATCAGAAGGTTTTCAAGTACTTGTTgtaagggaggagagagagagagagagaactcaaACTTGAATAAGAAATAGAGGGCAGCAGTGGTTTTTATTGAGATAAAATTAAGATCCAAATGCTGTTAGAAATAATACgttattcaaaaaaaattttaaaagtctCGGGTGAAAAAGAGATACAGACATATAAAGTGAGTCTCTCTCACTAGAGACACTTGATAAGAATTAAAtggcataattaaaaaaaaaattcaacataaaATTAGTAAAAAGGAAGTAAAGTGCGCACACACTGTAGAAGCGTGAttgaaattataaaacaatGCTCTTTTACATTTGCATAATTAAATGAGAATGCTCTTGAAAAGCCTTAATTTGACTGTGATAATGAGTGAGAGTAAGGAACAGCAGGTACCAGAGCCAATGTGTTGTAATTTTTGGGATATTAGATCCTAATTTCTGGTGCTTATGACTGTTTAAGATGCAATCGGTACACTTGAAACAGGGCAGATGCATCTTTGATCTCCCTGGACATTATCTTCTGTTTTTTCTCGAAAAATCAACCAAGGGGGCCTGGACCACCTCCAGGCCTGGTAAACTCCATCACCAAAGGAGGTGAATAAAAGTCTTGAGATTAAACTTTCATCAGTGTCAAGCCTAGACTCAAAGGAACTCCCCTCCTACCAATCACTGACCTAATGTTGGAAGGATAGATATTGTTGCAAGAGTTTTACTACTTGGTGGTGTATAAACATACAGTATAGTGTGagaacatgattttttttttttaaagagtactATTAAATACAATATTAAAGTGTGCAAATCTTAAAcactttatttgaaaaaaatgaagtctaatattaaaaaaaaatgatttttttatgcgaattttagatttatctaattttttcaaaaggaatgaACGGAACATATAAAGCCTCATTTGGTTAcgtagataaaatgagatgagatgagaagaaagttgaaagttgaataaaatattattaaaatattattttctaatattattttgttttgaaatttcaaaaggctgaattttttttattgtattatatgtgaaaatttgaaaatattgtaataattacATCGGATGAAATGGTTTGTATAACCAAAACGAGGCCTAAAAtggtaaatatcattttttttaaagataaatgatGTGATAAACTTATTGTTAATAATATGTTTGACGTGTTAATAACTAAGCTTGTAAAAGCATTGGCAATGATCTGGCCAAAACCATTGCCAAAATTTGGCTAAAACTAGAGGTTTTGGCTAAAGCCAAAGCTATTTAAGATATTAATCCATATTAAACTATTCATCACAAagtcaaaatattaatataatattatgcattttaataataacatttttttaatctattattttttcatattttgcaactacactccatatgttaattaataatttaatttttacttacatTATTATTTCCCAactatttttttccctcaaccTAATATAGCCTTGTTTAGCATAAAAGTCTGGAAAAATTTGAACATAATCTTCCCTAGTTTGGAAAAATAAGAACATAATCTAAACATATAAATCTATACAATCCACTAATGAAAGTTTAGCAAAAACTCAGTATAGCCATGAGGAAAATCTAGAGTAATGTGTCcaagataaaaacacaaagTCCAAAGCAAACACATTTAGAAGGAAATCTGTCCATACACAGAATTCTAGACATCTAATACTTTTATACTACATGCAATGAGACCATACATCAACACTTTGTTGAATCAATcattc comes from the Carya illinoinensis cultivar Pawnee chromosome 8, C.illinoinensisPawnee_v1, whole genome shotgun sequence genome and includes:
- the LOC122317819 gene encoding major pollen allergen Ole e 10-like — protein: MKMKIARGTLAIILPLALAFLLSFAACTESKMHVNEKRLQVAFSRSHLKGKKLQPAKAGDKEAVLSSNRTEKGSMTNTWCIAKPSTNNDKLLHNVEYSCGEANVDCRSIQLGGTCFHPNNAVSHASFAMNLFYQDSGKHPWNCDFNGTGLIVSDNPSFGLCQYPA